The Nocardioides humi genome includes a region encoding these proteins:
- a CDS encoding IS3 family transposase (programmed frameshift) gives MPKEQVPGKPQTRRYSPEEKAAAVRMVRTLRAELGTEHGTVQRVATQLGYGVESVRQWVKQADIDDGHVPGVTTAEAKRIRELEQENRELKRANEILKRAAFFLRGGARPPTQVVVAFIDANRDEVVEGKKLGVESICTTLSKAGLQVAPSTYYAARSREPSARAQRDAELRPALRELWEANYRVYGARKLWKAARRAGHDVGRDQVARLMRAEGIEGVVRTKRVRTTRPDDKAARHPDLVKRNFTATRPNELWVTDLTFVPTFAGIAYVCFIVDAFSRMIVGWRVASHMRTEMVLDAIEMARWSRGTQLEGLRCHSDAGSQFTSLRYGERLAEIGAVPSIGTVGDSYDNALAETVNGYYKAELIRGPARPGPWRAIDDVELATLGWVHWHNHQRLHGYLSDLPPTEFEERFYATQQGTQALVEIK, from the exons ATGCCCAAGGAGCAGGTGCCCGGGAAGCCGCAGACGCGGCGCTACTCCCCGGAGGAGAAGGCAGCGGCGGTCCGGATGGTCCGCACGCTGCGAGCAGAGTTGGGAACCGAGCACGGGACGGTCCAGCGGGTCGCGACCCAGTTGGGTTACGGCGTGGAATCGGTGCGTCAGTGGGTCAAGCAGGCCGACATCGACGACGGCCACGTGCCGGGCGTGACCACAGCGGAGGCCAAGCGAATCCGCGAGCTGGAGCAGGAGAACCGCGAGCTCAAGCGAGCCAACGAGATTCTCAAGCGAGCGGCCT TCTTTCTTCGGGGCGGAGCTCGACCGCCAACACAAGTAGTAGTCGCTTTCATCGACGCCAACCGCGACGAGGTCGTCGAGGGCAAGAAGCTCGGAGTCGAGTCCATCTGCACCACGCTGTCCAAGGCGGGGCTGCAGGTGGCTCCGAGCACCTACTACGCCGCCCGGTCCCGCGAGCCATCCGCACGCGCGCAACGTGATGCTGAGCTCAGACCGGCGCTGCGCGAGCTGTGGGAGGCGAACTACCGGGTCTACGGCGCGAGGAAACTGTGGAAGGCCGCCAGGCGTGCCGGACACGACGTCGGCCGTGACCAGGTCGCCCGGCTGATGCGCGCCGAAGGCATCGAAGGCGTCGTCCGCACGAAACGGGTGCGGACGACCAGGCCGGATGACAAGGCTGCACGGCACCCGGACCTGGTGAAGCGGAACTTCACCGCGACAAGGCCGAATGAACTGTGGGTCACCGACCTGACGTTCGTGCCGACGTTCGCCGGGATCGCCTACGTGTGCTTCATCGTCGACGCCTTCAGTCGGATGATCGTGGGGTGGCGAGTCGCCAGCCACATGCGCACCGAGATGGTGCTCGACGCGATCGAGATGGCCCGCTGGTCCCGCGGCACGCAGCTCGAGGGCCTGCGGTGTCACAGCGACGCCGGCAGTCAATTCACGAGTCTGCGCTACGGCGAGCGGCTCGCCGAGATCGGCGCCGTCCCATCGATCGGGACCGTCGGGGACAGCTACGACAACGCCTTGGCCGAGACCGTGAACGGCTACTACAAGGCCGAGCTCATCCGCGGTCCGGCGCGTCCGGGGCCGTGGCGCGCCATCGACGACGTCGAGCTCGCCACCCTCGGCTGGGTGCACTGGCACAACCACCAGCGGCTACACGGCTACCTCAGCGACCTCCCGCCGACCGAGTTCGAAGAAAGGTTCTACGCTACCCAGCAGGGAACCCAGGCCCTGGTTGAAATCAAATGA
- a CDS encoding single-stranded DNA-binding protein produces the protein MSIETQQAVTGFIATDPRLTHTSEGVARLYCRIGIEHSRQEPDGSFTRLDPTFHDMTAFRKAAEEGISRLRKGDKLIAIGQVHAYTYEKDGHTVETEEFIVSRFGHDMARTRYHVDRAPRQSVDQTAAQREANGFDAPDQPQRSSAAPAMGM, from the coding sequence ATGAGCATCGAGACCCAGCAGGCCGTGACCGGGTTCATCGCCACCGATCCCCGCCTGACCCACACCAGTGAGGGCGTCGCCCGGCTCTACTGCCGGATCGGCATCGAGCACTCCCGTCAGGAGCCGGACGGATCGTTCACCCGACTCGACCCGACCTTCCACGACATGACCGCGTTCCGCAAAGCCGCCGAGGAAGGCATCAGCCGACTGCGCAAGGGCGACAAGCTCATAGCGATCGGACAGGTCCACGCCTACACCTACGAGAAGGACGGCCACACCGTCGAGACTGAGGAGTTCATCGTCAGCCGCTTCGGGCACGACATGGCCCGGACCCGGTACCACGTCGACCGCGCACCCCGACAGTCCGTAGACCAGACCGCAGCGCAGCGGGAGGCCAACGGGTTCGACGCTCCCGATCAGCCGCAGCGATCCAGCGCCGCGCCGGCGATGGGCATGTGA
- a CDS encoding tyrosine-type recombinase/integrase yields the protein MALTVDQIEAIREAVRSWRRAEGLSGPKPDGQLEAIIEVMLGTSARIGEVLAIRKCDVDMTCSPPTVRLCGTIISPKGKPTYRQDHGKSSKSRRTVSVPSYAAEAVRQRLAAISDEDSEHLIFFSRNHTPLTTNNVRRRLRAVLDEAGIGGVTPHSFRRTVATVLDRAAGADLAAEMLGHTSSEITKQHYIEPDENVNPMTAEILEGLAPRESNG from the coding sequence ATGGCTCTGACCGTCGATCAAATCGAGGCTATCCGAGAGGCTGTTCGATCCTGGCGACGAGCCGAGGGCTTGTCCGGCCCGAAGCCGGATGGTCAGTTGGAGGCCATCATCGAGGTCATGCTGGGTACCTCTGCGCGTATTGGGGAGGTGCTGGCGATCCGCAAGTGTGATGTGGACATGACCTGCTCGCCTCCCACGGTCCGGCTGTGCGGCACGATCATCTCTCCGAAAGGCAAGCCGACATACCGCCAAGATCACGGCAAGTCCTCCAAGTCCCGCCGCACGGTCTCCGTGCCTTCCTACGCCGCAGAGGCCGTTCGTCAGCGGTTGGCCGCCATCAGTGATGAAGACTCCGAGCACCTGATCTTCTTTAGCCGGAACCACACACCGCTGACGACGAACAACGTGCGACGGAGACTGCGGGCTGTTCTCGATGAAGCCGGCATCGGCGGAGTGACACCACACTCGTTCCGCCGCACAGTCGCTACGGTCCTTGACCGCGCCGCTGGAGCCGACCTCGCCGCCGAAATGCTGGGCCACACCTCGTCGGAGATCACCAAGCAGCACTACATCGAGCCCGATGAGAACGTGAATCCCATGACTGCCGAGATCCTGGAAGGTCTGGCACCCCGAGAGTCGAACGGTTAG
- a CDS encoding DUF305 domain-containing protein: protein MNQRQQNEQQHANHREPGEHSDREKSDNRARAGDSGGHHEAKMYLRFGLMIATSTAVMFALTYTNAFSADHVRFSEERVYMALLMGAAMALIMLAFMWGVMYRNRVVNIGIILGAFVLGGTALYLSRSQALVDDESYMKAMIPHHSIAILTSERSGIEDVRVRELADAITATQRKEIKEMDWLVQDIEESGPATTKEEADARPVPDFQGSASGLPDARWSAREFLRALLALPLPKEPGQQ, encoded by the coding sequence ATGAACCAGCGTCAGCAGAACGAACAACAGCATGCCAACCACCGCGAGCCGGGCGAACATTCCGATCGCGAGAAGAGTGACAACCGAGCCCGCGCCGGCGACTCCGGGGGACACCACGAGGCGAAGATGTATCTGCGCTTCGGCCTGATGATCGCGACCTCGACTGCCGTGATGTTCGCGCTCACCTACACCAATGCGTTCAGCGCCGATCATGTCCGCTTCAGCGAGGAGCGCGTGTACATGGCGCTCCTCATGGGCGCGGCGATGGCACTGATCATGCTGGCCTTCATGTGGGGGGTGATGTACCGCAATCGCGTGGTGAACATCGGCATCATCCTGGGCGCATTCGTCCTCGGCGGCACTGCCCTTTACCTGTCGCGTTCGCAGGCCCTGGTCGATGACGAGAGCTACATGAAGGCGATGATCCCTCACCACTCGATCGCGATCTTGACCAGTGAGAGATCCGGTATCGAGGACGTGCGGGTCCGTGAACTCGCCGACGCGATCACGGCGACGCAGCGCAAGGAGATCAAGGAGATGGACTGGCTGGTCCAGGACATCGAGGAGAGCGGTCCGGCCACGACGAAGGAAGAAGCCGATGCACGGCCCGTCCCCGACTTCCAGGGCTCGGCCTCGGGCCTTCCGGATGCTCGATGGAGTGCCCGAGAGTTCCTGCGGGCACTCTTGGCGCTGCCACTGCCAAAGGAGCCGGGTCAGCAGTGA
- a CDS encoding DUF3152 domain-containing protein, producing MLAATVAVAAPIALLNPGAPDTGEAGRRTPVAASPSEPAPDPTLKGRRPDGEVAVGRDRDPVPKGPPSPATRIPERGPGTFEVAAAAPLGSQEGVTYRVEVERGLPFSTVDVARLVEATLADQRGWATRHTLVRVDGHADLRIVLATPQTADRLCAPLDTGGRLSCRNGGDVVLNAWRWQFGADGYAGDLQAYRRYVINHETGHALGYPHVGCPGSGRLAPVMLQQTKGLAGCRPNPWPSRVDLVAH from the coding sequence GTGCTGGCGGCGACCGTCGCCGTGGCCGCACCGATCGCGCTTCTCAACCCCGGCGCACCGGACACCGGGGAGGCGGGCCGCCGCACACCAGTTGCTGCCTCGCCCTCCGAGCCCGCCCCTGACCCGACTCTCAAGGGCCGGCGACCAGACGGTGAGGTCGCGGTCGGTCGAGATCGTGACCCGGTTCCGAAGGGGCCGCCTTCCCCCGCCACTCGCATTCCGGAGCGCGGCCCCGGCACCTTCGAAGTCGCCGCCGCTGCGCCACTCGGCTCGCAGGAAGGGGTGACGTACCGGGTCGAGGTCGAGCGGGGCCTGCCCTTCAGCACCGTGGATGTGGCGCGGCTGGTCGAAGCGACCCTGGCTGATCAGCGCGGCTGGGCGACGCGCCATACGCTCGTCCGCGTCGATGGGCATGCCGACCTCCGCATCGTCCTGGCCACCCCGCAGACGGCCGATCGACTCTGTGCACCGCTCGACACGGGCGGTCGGCTGTCCTGCCGCAACGGCGGGGACGTCGTCCTCAACGCCTGGCGCTGGCAGTTCGGCGCAGACGGATACGCCGGTGACCTGCAGGCATATCGGCGCTACGTCATCAACCACGAGACGGGTCACGCCCTGGGCTACCCCCACGTCGGGTGCCCCGGTTCCGGAAGGCTCGCGCCGGTGATGTTGCAGCAGACGAAGGGCTTGGCCGGTTGTCGGCCGAACCCGTGGCCGTCGCGGGTAGATCTCGTCGCCCACTGA
- a CDS encoding helix-turn-helix transcriptional regulator, with translation METDKTPAAGLEPLLSIEDLADYLGVPITTIYDWRVDGKGPCGIRVGRHVKFAVSDVRDWLAQQRESASGRTSEQR, from the coding sequence ATGGAGACCGACAAGACCCCGGCAGCCGGCTTGGAGCCGCTGCTGAGCATCGAGGACTTGGCCGACTACCTCGGCGTCCCGATCACCACGATCTACGACTGGCGCGTCGACGGCAAAGGCCCCTGCGGTATCCGCGTTGGCCGACATGTGAAGTTCGCTGTCAGCGACGTACGCGACTGGCTCGCTCAGCAACGCGAGTCGGCGTCCGGCCGCACGAGCGAGCAGAGGTGA
- a CDS encoding DUF305 domain-containing protein, with the protein MRKSLITAVVAASLFTLAACGNDDDTDTAASHNEADVTFAQEMIPHHQQAIEMADLAESRAESQEVKDLAADIEAAQGPEIETLTGWLESWGEDVPDEGMSGMDHGDMSSDEMGGMMTEDEMAELEAAAGAEFDQMFLTMMIEHHEGAIEMAKTEQSEGEFPDAVNMAKEIETTQAEEIQTMQDLLKS; encoded by the coding sequence ATGCGCAAGTCGCTAATTACCGCCGTTGTGGCGGCCTCGCTGTTCACCCTCGCCGCCTGCGGCAACGACGACGACACTGACACCGCGGCCAGCCATAACGAGGCCGACGTCACCTTCGCCCAGGAGATGATCCCCCACCACCAGCAGGCCATCGAGATGGCCGACCTCGCCGAATCACGCGCCGAGAGCCAAGAGGTCAAGGACCTCGCCGCCGACATCGAGGCAGCCCAGGGCCCCGAGATCGAGACCCTGACCGGCTGGCTGGAGTCTTGGGGCGAGGACGTCCCGGATGAGGGCATGTCGGGTATGGATCACGGCGACATGTCGTCCGATGAGATGGGCGGAATGATGACCGAGGACGAGATGGCCGAGCTCGAGGCGGCCGCCGGCGCGGAGTTCGACCAGATGTTCCTCACCATGATGATCGAGCACCACGAGGGTGCGATCGAGATGGCCAAGACCGAGCAGTCCGAGGGCGAGTTCCCCGATGCCGTCAACATGGCCAAGGAGATCGAGACGACACAGGCGGAGGAGATCCAGACGATGCAGGACCTGCTGAAGTCCTAA
- a CDS encoding DUF6153 family protein, with protein MRDLRAPAGTRGARYALAAVAVALFGLLSMHGWGSHTGVHSMGATPASVMIPADSRVHDHSGPSESEPGASAPVVTDVPAGMDSDEPVGESGATLLGLCLAVLAGLVLGIALLLARRGFRIPRTLLPAWQPLLFIGRDRDPPSLDMLCVIRC; from the coding sequence ATGCGGGACCTCCGAGCACCGGCCGGGACACGCGGTGCGCGCTACGCGCTGGCCGCGGTGGCCGTCGCGCTGTTCGGCCTTCTGTCGATGCACGGTTGGGGATCCCACACAGGCGTCCACTCCATGGGAGCAACACCCGCGAGCGTCATGATCCCCGCCGACTCCCGCGTCCATGACCACTCTGGCCCGTCTGAGAGTGAGCCGGGTGCATCTGCACCGGTCGTGACGGATGTGCCGGCGGGAATGGATTCTGACGAGCCGGTCGGCGAGAGTGGGGCGACGCTGCTTGGCCTCTGTCTGGCCGTGTTGGCCGGTTTGGTGCTGGGGATCGCGCTCCTGCTGGCGCGTCGGGGCTTCCGCATCCCTCGTACCCTTTTGCCGGCATGGCAGCCCCTGCTGTTCATCGGGCGTGACCGCGACCCGCCCAGCCTCGACATGCTCTGTGTGATCCGCTGCTGA
- a CDS encoding four-helix bundle copper-binding protein: MTSTISDMMETYPAEINTDRELMAQCVEACVECAQACAACADACLSEEMVAELTKCIRTNTDCADICEATGRVLSRHTGYDANITRAVLQACAQACKSCAEECEKHAEMHEHCRICAEACRRCEDACNRVLSAIG; encoded by the coding sequence ATGACCAGCACGATCAGCGACATGATGGAGACCTACCCGGCGGAGATCAACACCGACCGCGAGCTCATGGCGCAATGCGTCGAAGCATGCGTGGAGTGCGCTCAGGCGTGCGCGGCGTGCGCCGACGCATGCCTGAGCGAGGAGATGGTCGCCGAACTGACCAAGTGCATCCGCACGAACACAGACTGCGCCGACATCTGCGAGGCCACTGGCCGGGTGCTGTCACGCCACACCGGTTACGACGCCAACATCACCCGCGCAGTGCTGCAGGCGTGCGCTCAAGCCTGCAAGTCCTGCGCGGAGGAGTGCGAGAAGCACGCCGAGATGCATGAGCACTGCCGCATCTGCGCCGAGGCGTGCCGGCGGTGCGAGGACGCCTGCAACCGCGTCCTGAGCGCCATCGGTTGA
- a CDS encoding F510_1955 family glycosylhydrolase, with protein MSILVGAALLTSACAKDTPATAPPADDDTSVGHIHGLGVDPADDSLYVATHFGLFHVDERGRPSRVADRYQDTMAFTVVGPGHFLGSGHPDLREDLPAHLGLIESTDAGETWKPLALQGEADFHILEPAGDALYAYDATSGSLLRTEDRKTFDDVFQGPLISVAAFDEGDPPIATDGNGQLVSIDAKTGQTRELGGPTMMYLDTTPDGTLAGIDPDGVVRVSTDTGRTWRQAGSIDGQPAAFTISTQGWYAATETAAYRSTDDGVTWSRVL; from the coding sequence ATGTCCATCCTCGTTGGCGCCGCTCTCCTCACGAGCGCCTGCGCCAAGGACACCCCAGCGACAGCGCCGCCCGCCGATGACGACACGAGCGTCGGCCACATCCATGGTCTCGGCGTCGATCCGGCCGACGACAGCCTCTACGTCGCCACCCACTTCGGCCTCTTCCACGTCGACGAGAGGGGCCGCCCGAGCCGCGTCGCAGACCGGTATCAGGACACGATGGCGTTCACTGTCGTCGGCCCTGGCCACTTCCTCGGCAGCGGGCACCCGGACCTCCGCGAGGACCTGCCCGCTCACCTGGGCCTGATCGAGTCCACCGACGCCGGGGAGACCTGGAAGCCGCTCGCCCTCCAGGGCGAGGCGGACTTCCACATCCTCGAACCCGCCGGCGACGCCCTCTACGCGTACGACGCGACCTCGGGCAGCCTGCTGCGAACCGAGGACCGGAAGACCTTCGACGACGTGTTCCAAGGTCCGCTGATCAGCGTCGCGGCGTTCGATGAAGGCGACCCGCCTATCGCGACCGACGGCAACGGCCAACTCGTCAGCATCGACGCCAAAACCGGGCAGACCCGTGAACTCGGCGGCCCGACCATGATGTACCTCGACACCACTCCGGACGGGACCCTGGCCGGAATCGACCCCGACGGCGTGGTTCGAGTCAGCACCGACACCGGTCGAACCTGGCGCCAAGCCGGCTCAATCGATGGCCAACCGGCCGCGTTCACCATCAGCACCCAAGGCTGGTACGCCGCCACCGAGACGGCCGCCTACCGGTCCACCGACGACGGTGTCACCTGGTCCCGCGTGCTGTGA